From Quercus lobata isolate SW786 chromosome 1, ValleyOak3.0 Primary Assembly, whole genome shotgun sequence, one genomic window encodes:
- the LOC115991476 gene encoding photosystem I reaction center subunit XI, chloroplastic: protein MVPRKSHYFKLSHRTNSLLLFSLYTCFSSESKAMATASPMASQLKSSFTSPITRALVSPKGLSGSPLKVLPSRRLHSLTIKAVQSEKPTFQVIQPINGDPFIGSLETPVTSSPLIAWYLSNLPAYRTAVSPLLRGIEVGLAHGFLLVGPFVKTGPLRNTPYAGGAGSLAAAGLVVILSLCLTMYGIASFNEGEPSTAPSLTLTGRKKEPDQLQTADGWAKFTGGFFFGGISGVTWAYFLLYVLNLPYYFK, encoded by the exons ATGGTCCCTCGAAAATCTCACTACTTCAAACTTTCTCATAGAACTAACTCTCTGCTACTCTTCAGTCTTTACACTTGTTTCTCTTCTGAAAGCAAAGCCATGGCCACTGCTTCCCCAATGGCCAGCCAGCTTAAGTCCAGTTTCACCTCACCAATCACAAGAGCTTTGGTCTCGCCCAAAGGCCTCTCTGGCTCTCCCCTCAAAGTCTTGCCTTCTAGGAGACTCCATTCCCTCACCATCAAAGCCGTCCAATCTGAAAAG ccAACTTTCCAAGTTATTCAGCCCATCAATGGTGACCCATTCATTGGAAGCCTAGAGACTCCAGTAACATCAAGCCCATTGATTGCATGGTACCTCTCCAACCTTCCGGCCTATCGGACTGCAGTCAGCCCACTTCTAAGGGGAATTGAAGTTGGCCTTGCCCATGGGTTTCTCCTTGTTGGACCCTTTGTCAAAACTGGGCCTCTGAGAAACACCCCCTATGCTGGGGGAGCCGGGTCTCTGGCTGCTGCTGGACTTGTTGTTATACTTAGCCTTTGCTTGACAATGTATGGCATTGCATCCTTTAATGAAGGAGAGCCATCCACTGCCCCCTCATTAACCCTAACTGGCCGGAAGAAGGAGCCCGACCAGTTGCAAACTGCAGACGGATGGGCCAAGTTCACTGGCGGATTCTTCTTCGGTGGCATTTCTGGTGTCACTTGGGCCTACTTCCTCCTCTATGTCCTGAACCTTCCTTACTACTTCAAGTGA